From one Catenulispora sp. GP43 genomic stretch:
- a CDS encoding NUDIX domain-containing protein — MADGTYGPGAKLPSERNLAEQLGTARTTLRLVLTKLIAEGLIDNQHGSGNYVTEAARPVRDNPAGVEPWRIHGTETIYDNPWVRLELVDVEPPGVERFKHHVVRLRRVAIAAVIDDDDRVLMMWRYRFVPQQSGWELPGGIVEDGEDAVVTAAREVEEETGWRPKSLEHVVSYQPMIGMVDSPHEIYVGRGATRVGEPEEGEEAAVIEWVPLAEIPSLLKRGKLAGSGTLVALLHVLSGGAAT, encoded by the coding sequence ATGGCTGACGGCACTTACGGCCCCGGCGCCAAGCTGCCATCTGAGCGCAACCTCGCCGAGCAGCTGGGAACGGCACGGACAACGCTCCGCCTGGTCCTCACGAAGCTGATTGCGGAAGGCCTGATCGACAACCAGCACGGAAGCGGCAACTACGTCACTGAGGCCGCTCGGCCTGTCCGCGATAACCCCGCCGGCGTCGAGCCGTGGCGCATCCATGGGACAGAAACGATCTATGACAATCCGTGGGTTCGCCTTGAGCTGGTAGACGTCGAGCCGCCTGGTGTCGAGCGCTTCAAGCACCACGTTGTGAGGCTTCGCAGAGTCGCAATCGCTGCGGTCATCGATGACGATGACCGCGTACTCATGATGTGGCGTTACCGGTTCGTCCCGCAGCAATCAGGTTGGGAGCTGCCCGGCGGGATCGTTGAGGACGGGGAAGACGCGGTGGTGACTGCTGCGCGTGAAGTCGAGGAGGAGACAGGCTGGCGACCGAAGTCGCTTGAGCACGTCGTCAGCTATCAGCCAATGATCGGCATGGTGGATTCGCCTCACGAGATCTACGTCGGTCGCGGTGCGACGCGCGTCGGAGAGCCTGAAGAAGGCGAAGAGGCGGCCGTCATCGAGTGGGTTCCGCTTGCTGAGATCCCGTCGCTACTGAAGCGGGGCAAGCTGGCTGGTTCGGGGACACTCGTTGCCCTGCTTCACGTTTTGTCCGGTGGCGCTGCGACGTGA
- a CDS encoding NACHT domain-containing NTPase, with amino-acid sequence MLETAAISLGKVVGQRAGKAWMTARAAEDHRAKDLVELIQLTFVDQIHARRVQRQLEEIADQVAERMITLCAVEYGDMSDGDKAAALAEVKETLAEADLSDAVLLGADADPRKLAEELRRSAPQRGSDRQLGEAGAHVYEVVLTDCCDCLIRIVRELPEFTPRVAAETLGRLTDISTQVSAMLTRLPIRTLDAPQGLAGDGDFERRYLSAISHALDTLELFGVRIEKYRPRTSLSVAYISLTVSAAGDSMRAIKRASGISSGSLDDWRGDAHEPTQATVRVETALGRSKLILVRGEAGSGKSTLLRWLAISSARGTFAGELSSWNGYTPFLIKLRSYADQRLPRPEELLDGLTGIDLSVMPTAWTHRRLLSGRALLLVDGVDELKAAQRKAVRTWLSGIIQAYPELRVVVTSRPAAADAKWLDAEGFASVFLERMSPADVKSLIRHWHDAARHAGGLPCDPDRLPGFEASLLARLETGPHLRALATSPLLAAMLCALNLDRDKQLPRDRMGLYEAAIELLLERRDAEREIPSNLESALERPQKAQILQDLAWRLSEFGRSELPKQMALNRIAEKLTTMPHLQESPEAVLEHLLQRSGILREPVAGRIDFIHRTVQEYLAAKQIADDADIELLISRAHQDQWRETVIMTAGHANRPLREQLMTGLLERIDAEPKRARQLKILAASCLETLHSIPVSLREKIELQLESLLPPSSLTIARSLAAIGEPVLMKLPVSLDGLTTPVAQATVRTAYLVNGQSALEKLAGFGADERRDVQHELNEGWSYFDPELYAQKVLADTPWVRQVDIPVARLLPALKYLKHLRSLRIVRRVDDLNFLDSVARDLEELSLAGIWSMPHPSLDLRPLIRFSSTLSHLGVYGTVVEDPNVVAQFKRLQSLVFDMRSHSSIGFIRDLVELYRLDLRGLQKVSSFVPLEALSLRTLRLRDCLPQADLSALPLAPSLRSLDLHLAGMAYDLSEIVDRIPNISALELYGLGDLVSVEALEPLRLKLLTLGGCPRLRNIEALDTQKDLEYLTLTNNAVADIAALGSLAKLKGLQLMSCRGLQDLTPLENLANLQELTLYDVGPNIDLAPLARNRNLRIRVGRGQRVQGGELFGQRLTAS; translated from the coding sequence ATGCTGGAGACTGCCGCGATTTCCTTGGGCAAGGTTGTCGGTCAACGCGCTGGCAAAGCATGGATGACAGCTCGCGCAGCGGAAGATCACCGGGCTAAGGACCTTGTAGAGCTGATCCAGCTTACTTTTGTTGATCAGATCCACGCACGCCGAGTACAGAGGCAGCTAGAGGAGATCGCGGATCAGGTCGCCGAACGAATGATAACGCTGTGTGCCGTAGAATATGGCGATATGTCCGATGGCGACAAAGCTGCCGCTTTAGCCGAAGTGAAGGAAACGCTTGCAGAGGCGGATTTGTCAGACGCAGTTTTGCTTGGCGCTGACGCGGATCCTAGAAAGCTTGCAGAAGAGCTGCGACGAAGTGCGCCTCAGCGGGGAAGTGATCGCCAGCTTGGTGAGGCGGGCGCGCACGTTTATGAGGTCGTTCTTACTGATTGCTGTGATTGCTTGATCCGGATCGTTCGAGAACTGCCAGAATTTACGCCGCGGGTGGCCGCCGAGACGCTTGGTCGACTAACTGATATCTCAACACAGGTCAGCGCAATGTTGACTCGGCTGCCCATTAGGACGCTTGATGCGCCCCAAGGGTTGGCGGGGGATGGGGATTTTGAACGGCGATATCTTAGCGCGATAAGTCACGCCCTTGATACGCTCGAGTTATTTGGGGTAAGAATTGAAAAGTATCGGCCTCGAACATCGCTGAGCGTAGCGTATATTAGCCTGACGGTTTCCGCGGCCGGCGATAGCATGCGAGCGATCAAGCGTGCCTCGGGTATTTCGTCGGGTAGTCTTGATGATTGGCGCGGAGATGCCCATGAGCCGACGCAGGCGACGGTTCGCGTTGAAACGGCGCTCGGCCGGTCGAAGCTCATATTGGTTCGTGGAGAAGCCGGATCAGGGAAAAGTACGTTGCTTCGCTGGCTGGCAATTTCGTCAGCACGGGGTACGTTTGCTGGGGAGTTGTCGAGCTGGAACGGCTATACGCCATTTTTGATCAAGTTGCGTAGCTACGCTGATCAACGGTTGCCACGTCCCGAGGAGCTGCTCGATGGTCTTACTGGAATCGACCTAAGCGTCATGCCGACCGCTTGGACCCATAGACGCCTTTTGTCTGGACGGGCACTTCTACTCGTCGATGGTGTTGATGAGCTTAAAGCGGCACAGCGCAAGGCGGTCAGGACATGGCTTAGTGGGATCATCCAGGCCTATCCTGAGCTAAGAGTCGTTGTCACATCACGGCCGGCTGCGGCAGACGCGAAATGGCTTGATGCGGAAGGATTTGCCTCGGTCTTCTTGGAGCGGATGAGCCCTGCAGATGTGAAGTCGCTCATACGCCATTGGCACGACGCGGCGCGTCACGCCGGTGGCTTGCCGTGTGATCCTGACAGGCTGCCGGGTTTTGAAGCAAGCCTGCTGGCGCGATTGGAGACCGGGCCTCATCTTCGAGCTTTAGCTACGAGTCCCCTGTTGGCGGCGATGCTGTGTGCTCTTAACCTGGACCGCGACAAGCAACTTCCTCGTGACCGCATGGGCCTTTATGAGGCAGCTATCGAGTTGTTGCTTGAGCGTCGCGATGCTGAGCGCGAAATACCAAGCAACCTCGAATCTGCGCTAGAGCGTCCGCAGAAGGCTCAAATCCTTCAAGACCTGGCTTGGCGGCTTTCCGAGTTTGGACGTAGCGAGTTGCCAAAGCAAATGGCGTTGAATCGGATTGCGGAAAAGCTGACTACCATGCCGCATCTGCAAGAATCTCCTGAGGCTGTGCTAGAGCATCTCCTTCAGCGGAGCGGAATCCTGCGAGAGCCGGTAGCAGGACGCATTGACTTTATCCATCGGACAGTTCAGGAGTACCTCGCTGCTAAGCAGATCGCTGATGACGCCGACATAGAGTTATTAATTTCCCGTGCGCATCAAGACCAGTGGCGGGAAACGGTCATTATGACCGCTGGCCATGCTAATCGCCCACTTCGCGAGCAACTTATGACGGGGCTGCTTGAAAGGATCGATGCTGAGCCAAAGCGAGCTAGGCAACTGAAGATTTTGGCAGCTTCATGTCTTGAAACATTGCACTCGATCCCGGTGTCGCTGCGGGAGAAAATTGAGCTCCAACTTGAATCGCTCTTGCCGCCTAGCAGTCTGACTATTGCCAGATCGCTCGCAGCTATCGGTGAACCCGTTCTCATGAAGTTGCCAGTTTCTCTTGACGGCCTGACTACGCCGGTCGCTCAGGCAACTGTGCGGACCGCTTACCTCGTGAACGGCCAGTCGGCCCTCGAGAAGCTTGCTGGATTCGGTGCGGACGAACGACGGGACGTTCAACACGAGCTCAATGAAGGATGGAGCTACTTCGATCCTGAGCTGTATGCCCAGAAGGTTCTGGCTGACACGCCGTGGGTGAGACAAGTGGATATCCCCGTCGCCCGGCTCCTGCCTGCTCTAAAATACCTCAAACACCTTCGATCGTTGCGTATTGTGCGTCGTGTTGATGACCTCAATTTCCTTGACTCGGTCGCTCGAGACCTTGAGGAGCTCAGTCTAGCTGGCATATGGAGTATGCCGCATCCTAGCCTCGACTTAAGGCCGCTAATTAGGTTTTCGTCAACCCTTAGTCATCTGGGGGTATACGGGACGGTTGTCGAAGACCCGAACGTAGTTGCGCAGTTCAAACGCTTGCAAAGTCTAGTATTCGATATGCGTAGTCACTCATCCATCGGCTTTATTCGCGACCTGGTCGAGTTGTATCGTCTCGATTTGCGCGGGTTGCAGAAGGTGTCTTCTTTTGTGCCGCTGGAGGCGCTAAGTCTGAGAACGCTTCGTCTCCGCGATTGTTTGCCGCAGGCGGACCTTTCGGCACTTCCACTTGCGCCCTCTCTGCGATCCCTCGATTTGCACTTGGCGGGAATGGCTTACGACCTTTCGGAGATCGTTGATCGTATACCGAATATTAGCGCTCTCGAGTTGTACGGCCTTGGTGATTTGGTCAGCGTTGAGGCTCTAGAGCCTCTTAGATTGAAGCTGCTTACGCTGGGCGGATGCCCTCGACTTAGGAATATTGAGGCACTGGATACGCAAAAAGATCTCGAGTATCTAACGCTCACGAATAACGCCGTAGCGGATATTGCGGCACTCGGGTCGCTCGCCAAGCTTAAGGGCTTGCAACTAATGTCCTGTCGCGGCCTTCAGGACCTCACGCCGCTGGAGAATTTGGCGAACCTTCAGGAGCTTACTTTATATGACGTTGGGCCGAATATTGACCTGGCGCCGTTGGCTCGGAATCGCAATTTGAGAATTAGGGTGGGGCGGGGCCAGAGGGTGCAAGGAGGAGAACTATTTGGGCAGCGCCTTACTGCGTCGTAG
- a CDS encoding DDE-type integrase/transposase/recombinase, which yields MDITQHRTDQDWMYRAVVLDAISRRVVVWFIADYLRIELVCDALDTARWHRGPAAGQTVAHSDHGSQYTS from the coding sequence ATGGACATCACCCAGCACCGCACCGACCAGGACTGGATGTACCGTGCGGTCGTGCTGGACGCCATCAGCCGGCGGGTCGTGGTCTGGTTCATCGCCGACTACCTACGCATCGAGCTGGTCTGCGACGCCCTGGACACGGCCCGCTGGCACCGCGGGCCTGCGGCCGGGCAGACCGTGGCCCACTCCGACCACGGCAGCCAATACACCTCCTAG
- a CDS encoding IS3 family transposase — protein sequence MVESFLAALQLELLDRQTRDTRQELAKAIFEYIDAWCYPHRRHSAIGMLSPVEFGQAHTAHAIVA from the coding sequence ATGGTCGAGTCCTTCCTTGCCGCCCTGCAGCTGGAACTGCTGGACCGCCAAACCCGGGACACCCGCCAGGAACTCGCCAAGGCGATCTTCGAGTACATCGATGCCTGGTGCTACCCACACCGCCGACACTCCGCGATCGGTATGCTGAGCCCCGTAGAGTTCGGACAAGCACACACCGCTCACGC